A region of the Kaistia geumhonensis genome:
CGCGATCGCCTTGACGGCGTGGATGCCGGTCGGCGAGGGCATGTCGGTGGAGCCGATGGTCGCCGGATAGGCGACGACGAGATTCCATTGCTGGTCATAGCCGAGCAGCTGGCGCGAGTTCTGGTCGGCGACTAGGTGGTAGACCTTGGTCTTCGACGGCGGGCCGACATCGGCGACGATCACCGTCTCGCCGGCGGCGAACCGGCTGCCGGGATTGAGGCGCTTCAGGAAGCCCTCGTCCATATGGAAGCGCTCGGCCAGCATCTCCGTGACGCCGCGATAGCCGAGGGCCGGCAGCTGCGCCATCTCGCCATAGTCCTTGGGGATCGACGGCGTGAAGGGGCCGGCGGCATCGGCATCCGTGATCACATAGTCGGTCAGCACCGGACGCTCGGCGTGACGCGCGAGGATGGCGTCGATCTCCGGGCTCATGCGTCCGGTCGACGGCAGGCCGTTCATGTTCTCGAGCGCCGATATCGCCTTCGAGAGATTGCTGCCGGTCAGACCGTCGATGACCCCGGGCGAGACATTGGCCCGGTCGAGCAGGATCTGCAGCCGCGCCACTTCCGGCAAGGGCTGCTTGCCGCCCTTCTTCAGCGTCTGCGGCAGCGCCGGCTGGTTGGCGGCGGCGACGAACTGGGCCGGCGGCAATGCGGGTTCGGCCGGCGGCGCGGCGGCCACGGGCGGCTGCGGCTGCTGATAGGGCGCAGGAGGCTGCTGCTGATAGGCCGAAGGCGGAGCCACCTGCCGTTCGCCCTGATAAGGCGCCGGCTGCGGCTCGGCCTCGTAGGCGCCGGGCGGCGGCGGCACTTCGTAACCGCCCTGGGGATAGCCATAGGCGGGATGCGCGTAGTCGCGATAGCGCCAGTCACCGAAGCTGTAGGCGTCGTAATAGTCCTGCGCGGCGGCGGGCAGCGGGGCTCCGCAAAGGGCCAGCATGGCCGGCAGCAGGATGCGGGACGGAGACGATTTCGGCACGCTCAACTCCAACGCAACGCGGACACGGTGCTTTAACGCCGCGGAAACCCTGATCGATCCTCGGCCATCGTGGTTAAGATTGATTGAAGGCCGCGAAGGCGGCGACCGTATGGCGCGGCATGCGTCGAGGAGATGAAGCGGCGGTCGATCGGCGCTAGGATCGCGCCAGCGAAAGACGGGCGGGGCTGAGCGGGCTATGGATGCGCGGGGCAGGACGATACGGGGCCGTTTCATCCATGCGCCACGGCCGGACGGGATCGAGATCCTGTCGGACGCGCTGGTGGCCGTGGATGAGCGCGGCACGATCAGCGCGGTCTCGACGCCGGCCGAAAGCGGCCACGCCGACCGGCTGAGCGCCGCCCGCGATGCCGGAACGCTCGTCGAGCTGCCGCGACGCGCCTCCGTGCTGCCCGGCTTCGTCGACCTCCACATCCACGCGCCGCAATATCCCCAGCTCGGCAAGGCGCTCGACGTCCCGCTGGAGATCTGGCTCTACCGCTACACCTTCCCGCTCGAGGCGCGCTATGCCGACCTCGCCTTCGCCGAGCGCAGCTACCGCCTGCTGGTCGGCGACCTCCTCGCCGGCGGAACGACGACGGCGCTCTATTTCGCGACGCTGCACGGCGAGGCGACGCTGCTCCTCGCCGCGATCTGCCTCGAACTCGGCCAGCGCGCGCTGGTCGGCAAGGTCGCGATGGACCATCCGGACAATTGCCCGGCCTTCTACCGCGACGCCGACGCCGACGCCGCCATCGAGGGAACGCGCGCGCTGATCCGGGAGGTCGGCAGGCTGGAGGGCAATGACGGGCTGGTGCATGCCGTCGCGACGCCGCGCTTCATTCCGGCCTGCACCGATGCACTGCTCGAAGGGCTCGGCGCGCTGGTCGGCGAATGCGGCTGCCATGTCCAGACCCACTGCTCGGAAAGCGACTGGGCGCATGGCTACGTCCTCGCCCGCCACGGCCGCACCGACGCCGAGATGCTGGATCGCTTTGGCCTGCTGACGCGGCGGACGGTGCTGGCGCATTCGAACTTCCTGACGCCGCAGGACATGAACCGCGTCGCCGCGCGCGGCGCAGCGGTCGCGCATTGCCCGCTCTCCAACGCCTATTTCGCCAATTCCGTCTTCCCGCTCCGGGCAGCGCTGGCGCGGGGCGTCCGGGTCGGGCTCGGCACCGACATTTCCGGCGGGCCCATCTCGTCCATGCTGGACGCCCAGCGGATGGCGATCACCGCCTCGCGCATGCTGGAAACCGGCGTCGACCCGGACGTACCGGCCGAGCGGCGCGGCCGGCCCGGCTCGCGGATCGATGTTCCGCTCGCCTTTCACCTCGCCACCGCCGGCGGTGCCGATGCGCTGGACCTGCCGGTCGGGAGCTTCGCGGCGGGCAGGCAATTCGACGCGATCCTCGTCGATCCCGACGCGCCCGGCTCGACGCTTCGGCTGTTCGACGATGTCGACGGCGAGGAGGACTATCTCGAAAAGATCGTCCACACCGCGACGCGGGCCAATCTTGCGACGGTCTGGGTCGCAGGACGGCCGGTCGCCGGGGCGGCCTCAGGCGGCTAGGGGAACGCGGACCTCCTGCAGCAAGCCGCCGCCGCGCGCATTCGAGACGACGATCGAGCCGCCATTGCGCTCGATGATCTCCTTGGCGATCGCGAGTCCCAGCCCGGCGCCGGGCACCGCCTGACGGCGCGAGGGATCGACCCGGAAGAAGGGCTCGAAGACGCAGGAAATCAGGTATTCCGGGATGCCCGGCCCCTGATCGCGCACCGTGACCACGGCGAAGCCGCCGGCGACCTCGGACGAGACCGTGCCGCCGCCGCCATGGGTCGCGGCATTGATGAACAGGTTGCGCAGCGCCCGCGTCAGCGCCAGCCGCGCGACGGCGACCTCGGCCGGCGCGATCGCGCCGGTGGTGAGCTTCATGCCCTGCGCGGCGAGTTCGCCGGTCACCTCGCGCAGCAGCCCGCCCAGTTCCACCCGCTCGCGCTCGGCCGGCGTCGCCTCTTCGCGCACGAGACGGATGGCGCTGTCCGCGATGCGGTCGAGCTCCTCCAGGTCACGCAGCCAGAGCGCGCGATCGTCCTCGTCGGCGACGAACTCGGCGCGCAGGCGCATGCGGGTCATCGGGGTGCGCAGGTCATGGCCGGCGGCCGCGACGAGGCGCATGCGGCTCTCCATGGACGTCTTG
Encoded here:
- a CDS encoding L,D-transpeptidase family protein, which translates into the protein MPKSSPSRILLPAMLALCGAPLPAAAQDYYDAYSFGDWRYRDYAHPAYGYPQGGYEVPPPPGAYEAEPQPAPYQGERQVAPPSAYQQQPPAPYQQPQPPVAAAPPAEPALPPAQFVAAANQPALPQTLKKGGKQPLPEVARLQILLDRANVSPGVIDGLTGSNLSKAISALENMNGLPSTGRMSPEIDAILARHAERPVLTDYVITDADAAGPFTPSIPKDYGEMAQLPALGYRGVTEMLAERFHMDEGFLKRLNPGSRFAAGETVIVADVGPPSKTKVYHLVADQNSRQLLGYDQQWNLVVAYPATIGSTDMPSPTGIHAVKAIAVDPVYWYRPKVNFQQGKNDKSLKLAPGPNNPVGAVWIGLDKPTYGIHGTPEPSRIDKTNSHGCLRLTNWDANELAHLVRPGVDVEFVDPTRTASVAAPAPVEAQPVQPMPPPVQ
- the guaD gene encoding guanine deaminase, with the translated sequence MDARGRTIRGRFIHAPRPDGIEILSDALVAVDERGTISAVSTPAESGHADRLSAARDAGTLVELPRRASVLPGFVDLHIHAPQYPQLGKALDVPLEIWLYRYTFPLEARYADLAFAERSYRLLVGDLLAGGTTTALYFATLHGEATLLLAAICLELGQRALVGKVAMDHPDNCPAFYRDADADAAIEGTRALIREVGRLEGNDGLVHAVATPRFIPACTDALLEGLGALVGECGCHVQTHCSESDWAHGYVLARHGRTDAEMLDRFGLLTRRTVLAHSNFLTPQDMNRVAARGAAVAHCPLSNAYFANSVFPLRAALARGVRVGLGTDISGGPISSMLDAQRMAITASRMLETGVDPDVPAERRGRPGSRIDVPLAFHLATAGGADALDLPVGSFAAGRQFDAILVDPDAPGSTLRLFDDVDGEEDYLEKIVHTATRANLATVWVAGRPVAGAASGG
- a CDS encoding ATP-binding protein; amino-acid sequence: MNTLRLRIAVLVICAIVAVVGLATFVAILVIGRPGPERMVQDAALQVDLIARLAEQLPDDFEPDSVKNSLRGMQLLTEPAHGPVDQRLTDVLRSELARIGQPRPVLVSQPVPDAPMMVSVPIVSQGWWIAMPLSARPPPARAGWFILLGWMSAIILGAAGIAIVISNRLTRPLQLIEGAIAQVGPDGTLPVLPEIGTGEFKATAKALNRLSARLKTSMESRMRLVAAAGHDLRTPMTRMRLRAEFVADEDDRALWLRDLEELDRIADSAIRLVREEATPAERERVELGGLLREVTGELAAQGMKLTTGAIAPAEVAVARLALTRALRNLFINAATHGGGGTVSSEVAGGFAVVTVRDQGPGIPEYLISCVFEPFFRVDPSRRQAVPGAGLGLAIAKEIIERNGGSIVVSNARGGGLLQEVRVPLAA